Proteins from one Salaquimonas pukyongi genomic window:
- the dnaJ gene encoding molecular chaperone DnaJ translates to MSKTDYYELLGVDRSVDEKELKSAFRKMAMKYHPDRNPDDKLAEARFKEINEAYDVLRDPQKRAAYDQFGHAAFENGGGGFGGGAGGFGGGGFSDIFEDLFGEMMGGRGRRGAGGRGRGADLRYNMEITLEEAYEGKTADISVPTAVTCETCSGSGSKPGSSPKTCATCSGSGRVRAASGFFSIERTCPQCQGRGEVISDPCETCSGQGRITRERSLSVNIPAGIEDGVRIRLGGEGEAGARGGPPGDLYIFVTIKPHEFFQRDGADLFCRIPVSMTTAALGGQFEVATLDGGKSRVKVPEGTQTGKQFRLKGKGMPVMRSTGIGDLYIQVVTETPQHLTRRQRELLEEFEAISSEKNNPESSGFFSRMKNFLDGLAD, encoded by the coding sequence ATGTCCAAGACCGACTATTACGAGCTGCTGGGGGTAGACCGGTCCGTCGACGAGAAGGAGCTGAAAAGCGCCTTCCGCAAAATGGCGATGAAATATCATCCTGATCGCAATCCCGACGACAAGCTGGCTGAAGCCCGTTTCAAGGAAATCAACGAAGCCTATGATGTATTGCGCGACCCGCAGAAACGGGCCGCCTATGATCAGTTCGGCCATGCCGCCTTTGAAAATGGCGGCGGCGGGTTTGGCGGTGGAGCCGGCGGCTTCGGTGGCGGCGGGTTTTCCGACATCTTCGAGGATCTTTTCGGCGAGATGATGGGCGGCCGGGGGCGGCGTGGCGCCGGCGGCCGGGGCCGCGGTGCTGACCTTCGCTACAATATGGAAATTACGCTGGAAGAAGCCTATGAGGGCAAGACGGCGGATATCTCCGTTCCCACTGCGGTAACCTGCGAAACGTGTTCCGGTTCGGGTTCCAAGCCGGGCTCAAGTCCGAAAACCTGCGCAACCTGTTCGGGTTCGGGCCGGGTCCGTGCTGCGTCCGGCTTCTTTTCCATCGAACGCACCTGTCCGCAATGCCAGGGCCGTGGAGAGGTCATTTCCGATCCCTGCGAAACCTGTTCAGGCCAGGGCCGGATAACCCGCGAGCGTTCCCTGTCGGTCAACATACCGGCCGGTATCGAGGACGGGGTGCGCATCCGCCTCGGTGGCGAGGGGGAGGCCGGTGCCCGCGGCGGTCCGCCCGGGGACCTCTACATATTTGTTACCATCAAGCCGCATGAGTTCTTTCAGCGCGACGGGGCCGACCTGTTCTGCCGGATTCCGGTATCCATGACCACGGCTGCCCTTGGCGGCCAGTTTGAAGTCGCAACCCTCGACGGCGGCAAATCGCGCGTCAAAGTGCCTGAAGGAACCCAGACCGGAAAACAGTTTCGCCTGAAAGGCAAGGGCATGCCGGTCATGCGTTCAACCGGGATCGGCGATCTCTACATTCAAGTGGTGACCGAAACGCCGCAGCATCTCACGCGCCGCCAGCGCGAGCTGCTGGAGGAATTCGAAGCAATTTCCTCCGAGAAGAACAACCCCGAATCCTCCGGGTTTTTCTCGCGAATGAAGAACTTTCTCGACGGGCTGGCTGACTGA
- a CDS encoding aspartate aminotransferase family protein, with amino-acid sequence MNVNLSTADLRQKDAAHHFHPFTDHKTLGLDERRVMVRADGVWMWDSDGNRIMDGMAGLWCVNVGHGRQEIIEAVRSQMSELSYYNTFFKTTTLPAIELAEMLAEITPPQFKMSFFGGSGSDGNDTVVRMVRTYWQMLGKPEKKIILSRVNAYHGSTVAAAALGGMAGMHAQGGVIGDIDHASQPFWFGEGQDMTPEEFGLQAARSLEAKIDELGEENIAAFIAEPIQGAGGVIVPPDSYWPEIKRILDERDILFISDEVICGFGRTGSWFGCQTYGTEPDMMTMAKGLSSGYLPIGAVSISDKIADVFHTVGGEFFHGYTYSGHPACCAAAIANLKIMQREKLVERCASDIGPYLQEHWKKLGEHPLVGEAVMVGLMGAIELVPDKSEPKKRFEPGGEVGNIARDHSFKNGLVMRAVRDRLIICPPLTLTHAEADELAAMATKSLDDTLDDLKKQGRI; translated from the coding sequence ATGAACGTCAATCTTTCCACAGCCGATCTGCGCCAAAAAGATGCAGCACACCATTTCCACCCCTTCACCGACCACAAGACACTGGGGCTGGATGAGCGCCGGGTCATGGTGCGAGCGGACGGCGTGTGGATGTGGGATTCCGACGGCAACCGGATCATGGACGGGATGGCCGGGCTGTGGTGTGTCAATGTCGGCCACGGCCGCCAGGAAATCATCGAGGCGGTGCGCTCCCAGATGAGCGAGCTTTCCTACTACAACACCTTTTTCAAGACCACGACACTGCCGGCGATCGAACTGGCGGAGATGCTTGCCGAAATCACTCCGCCACAGTTCAAGATGAGCTTTTTCGGCGGATCGGGATCGGACGGCAACGACACGGTTGTACGCATGGTGCGCACCTACTGGCAGATGCTGGGAAAGCCGGAGAAGAAGATCATCCTTTCCCGCGTCAATGCCTATCACGGTTCGACGGTCGCGGCGGCAGCGCTTGGCGGCATGGCCGGCATGCATGCCCAGGGTGGTGTTATCGGCGATATCGATCACGCATCCCAGCCCTTCTGGTTCGGCGAAGGGCAGGACATGACGCCAGAAGAGTTCGGACTTCAGGCAGCCCGCTCGCTGGAAGCGAAGATCGATGAACTGGGCGAGGAAAACATCGCCGCCTTCATCGCCGAGCCTATCCAGGGCGCGGGCGGCGTCATCGTGCCACCAGACAGTTACTGGCCGGAGATCAAGCGCATTCTCGATGAACGCGATATCCTTTTCATTTCCGATGAGGTAATCTGCGGGTTCGGGCGCACCGGAAGCTGGTTTGGTTGCCAGACCTATGGCACCGAGCCGGACATGATGACCATGGCGAAGGGACTGTCATCGGGATATCTGCCGATCGGCGCCGTTTCCATATCCGACAAGATCGCCGACGTCTTCCACACCGTTGGCGGGGAGTTTTTCCACGGATACACCTATTCCGGCCACCCGGCCTGTTGTGCGGCGGCCATCGCCAATCTGAAGATCATGCAGCGCGAGAAACTGGTCGAGCGCTGTGCCAGCGACATCGGGCCCTATCTTCAGGAGCACTGGAAAAAGCTCGGTGAACATCCCCTGGTGGGAGAGGCCGTCATGGTCGGGCTGATGGGTGCGATAGAACTTGTTCCCGACAAGTCCGAGCCGAAAAAACGGTTCGAGCCTGGAGGGGAGGTTGGCAATATCGCGCGCGATCATTCGTTCAAGAATGGTTTGGTGATGCGGGCGGTCCGCGACCGGCTGATCATCTGTCCGCCGCTGACACTCACCCACGCGGAAGCCGACGAACTGGCCGCCATGGCTACAAAGTCCCTCGACGACACGTTAGATGATCTGAAGAAGCAGGGGCGGATCTGA
- a CDS encoding glutamine synthetase family protein translates to MNHNEKQSTAPAEPVSAGESFLLENPDIESVDLLIADINGVMRGKWAPAEALKKVSHPGINLPMSIFGLDIWGREVEATGLHIDTGDRDGFCLAVDNRISRVNWAERPTAQVLMSMLDDKGVPFHADPRNALQRVVDRMKDAGLTPVVAFELEFYLVDPATFQSTGKMMRDRDRAHGAFGPEPQNMYSLSELSGQSELFADIRAGAIAMGLPIDTIIKEAAPGQFEVNLKHRDNPLAAADDTVLLRRLIAECSNKHGLRATFMAKPFLEWPGNGMHVHASLLDRDGSNIFSDEKGEERLAHAAAGLLGTMRDALLIFIPGFNGYRRLQPGSYAPTRIAWGRNNRSVAVRVPASEPAANRLEHRLSGADANPYFVLAAVLGGMLKGLEEGKAPPDPIEGSAYKMKLPTLSDDMDDAIEDFEKSDFIADILGRELQRIYAEVKKVEFTEFMNEITPLERSTYL, encoded by the coding sequence ATGAATCACAATGAAAAACAATCCACTGCTCCGGCAGAACCGGTCAGCGCTGGCGAATCCTTTCTCCTCGAAAATCCCGATATTGAATCTGTTGATCTGCTGATTGCCGACATCAATGGCGTTATGCGCGGAAAATGGGCGCCTGCCGAAGCGCTGAAAAAGGTCAGCCATCCGGGCATCAATCTGCCGATGTCCATATTCGGGCTGGATATCTGGGGCCGCGAGGTGGAGGCAACCGGCCTTCACATCGATACCGGAGACAGGGACGGGTTCTGCCTCGCGGTGGACAATCGCATCTCAAGGGTAAACTGGGCGGAGCGCCCCACCGCGCAGGTTCTCATGTCGATGCTGGACGACAAGGGCGTGCCGTTTCATGCCGATCCGCGCAATGCGCTCCAGCGTGTCGTCGACCGCATGAAAGATGCAGGTCTGACGCCGGTGGTTGCCTTCGAGCTGGAGTTTTATCTGGTCGATCCCGCTACCTTCCAGTCTACGGGCAAGATGATGCGCGACCGGGACCGGGCCCACGGTGCCTTCGGACCGGAACCGCAAAACATGTACTCCCTTTCTGAACTTTCCGGCCAAAGCGAACTCTTTGCCGATATCCGCGCCGGCGCCATCGCCATGGGACTCCCGATCGATACCATCATCAAGGAAGCGGCCCCCGGCCAGTTCGAGGTCAACCTGAAGCACCGGGACAATCCGCTGGCCGCCGCCGACGACACGGTGCTGCTGCGCCGCCTCATCGCCGAATGCTCGAACAAGCACGGTCTGCGTGCAACCTTCATGGCCAAGCCGTTTTTGGAATGGCCGGGCAACGGCATGCATGTCCATGCCAGCCTGCTGGATCGCGATGGCAGTAACATCTTTTCCGATGAAAAGGGCGAGGAACGCCTGGCCCATGCAGCGGCCGGCCTGCTTGGAACCATGCGGGACGCATTACTGATCTTTATTCCCGGTTTCAACGGATATCGCCGCCTTCAACCCGGTTCCTATGCACCAACCCGCATCGCCTGGGGCAGAAACAACCGGTCGGTTGCCGTTCGCGTTCCTGCCTCCGAACCGGCAGCCAACCGGCTTGAGCATCGCCTGTCTGGCGCCGATGCAAATCCCTATTTTGTTCTGGCTGCAGTCCTGGGCGGCATGCTCAAGGGCCTTGAAGAGGGTAAGGCACCACCGGATCCCATCGAGGGCAGTGCCTACAAAATGAAATTGCCGACGCTTTCCGATGACATGGACGATGCGATTGAGGATTTCGAGAAGTCGGACTTTATCGCCGATATTCTGGGCAGGGAATTACAGCGCATCTACGCGGAAGTGAAGAAGGTCGAGTTCACCGAATTCATGAACGAGATCACCCCGCTGGAGCGCTCGACCTATCTGTAA
- a CDS encoding DUF427 domain-containing protein — MNTAYHAALANPAVYQHHAGWLEAQWCTGGVGCMFPETNPAPGFKSHPEHQVTTRLHRGKVCVHADGKPVAETRFAVVVEETNHAPAYYIPFDDINEQLLTPSNHVTRCPFKGKARYWNLKIGEHEIDNAVWAYETPYDEVLELAGLAAFFPNKVTIEVSAD, encoded by the coding sequence GTGAACACAGCTTACCACGCAGCGCTTGCCAATCCGGCCGTTTACCAGCATCATGCCGGCTGGCTTGAGGCGCAATGGTGCACCGGAGGAGTCGGCTGCATGTTTCCCGAGACAAACCCGGCACCGGGTTTCAAATCACACCCCGAACATCAGGTGACGACCCGTCTTCACCGGGGGAAGGTTTGCGTTCATGCCGATGGAAAGCCGGTTGCCGAAACACGGTTTGCGGTTGTGGTTGAGGAGACCAATCACGCACCGGCCTATTATATTCCGTTCGACGACATCAACGAACAGCTTTTGACACCGTCAAACCATGTCACGCGCTGCCCGTTCAAGGGCAAGGCGCGCTACTGGAACCTGAAGATCGGCGAGCACGAAATCGACAACGCCGTATGGGCCTATGAAACGCCTTATGACGAAGTGCTGGAACTTGCCGGTCTTGCCGCGTTTTTTCCCAACAAGGTAACAATCGAGGTTTCGGCGGACTGA
- the polA gene encoding DNA polymerase I, producing the protein MKSGDHLFLVDGSAYIFRAYHALPPLTRKSDGLPVGAVSGFCNMLWKLLQEARDTSVGVVPTHFAVIFDYSSKTFRNEIFPEYKANRSEPPEDLRPQFGLIREATRAFNLPCIETEGYEADDLIATYAKEATRAGGDVTIISSDKDLMQLIGPNVSMYDSMKDRQMGVPEVIEKWGVPPEKMIDLQALSGDSTDNIPGVPGIGPKTAAQLLEEYGDLETLLARAGEIKQNKRRENLIEHADLARISKKLVTLVDDVPLEVPLDALVLEATDGPKLVAFLKAMEFTTLTRKVGEVTETDLAAVEPAAVTSDIWEEMRGPDSDGSGKAGTGGAGESGGTWTPQGLVQARAEAAIAGEFDASVYETVRTKDALNGWVEAAREGGFVAVDTETTSLDPMQAELVGISLATAPGKACYIPLAHTEGSGDLLGGGRSEGQLEETDALRLLKPMLEDSAILKIGQNMKYDWLIFAERNIELTPFDDTMLLSYVLDAGRGGHGMDDLARRWLGHECITYKSLTGTGKSKITFEQVDIAKATEYAAEDADVTLRLWQVLKPRLAAEGLASVYERLERPLADVLARMEQRGISVDRQILSRLSGELGQAAASVEQEIYELAGETFNIGSPKQLGDILFGKLNLPGASKTKTGQWSTSAQVLDDLAAEGHELPRKIVGWRQLTKLKSTYTDALPDYINPRTGRVHTSYAMASTSTGRLSSSEPNLQNIPIRTEEGRRIRTAFVAEQGNKLVSADYSQIELRVLAHIADIPQLRQAFADGLDIHAMTASEMFNVPVEGMDPMVRRRAKAINFGIIYGISAFGLANQLGIERSEASDYIKKYFERFPGIKDYMEETKRNCREHGYVETIFGRRAHYPEIKASNPQMRAFNERAAINAPIQGSAADIIRRAMIRMDAAIEEAGLSARMLLQVHDELIFEMPESEVEACLPVICKVMEDAPFPALELKVPLQVDAKAADNWDEAH; encoded by the coding sequence ATGAAATCGGGTGATCACCTCTTTCTGGTCGACGGGTCGGCCTATATTTTTCGTGCCTATCACGCCCTGCCGCCGCTCACCCGAAAATCGGATGGCTTGCCGGTGGGGGCTGTTTCCGGGTTCTGCAACATGCTGTGGAAGCTGTTGCAGGAAGCGCGCGATACATCGGTTGGCGTGGTGCCGACGCATTTTGCCGTGATTTTCGATTATTCGTCGAAGACCTTTCGAAACGAGATATTTCCTGAATACAAGGCAAACCGTTCCGAACCGCCGGAAGACCTGCGGCCTCAGTTCGGTCTGATCCGGGAGGCAACGCGCGCCTTCAACCTGCCCTGTATCGAGACCGAGGGCTATGAGGCCGACGACCTGATTGCCACTTATGCAAAGGAGGCGACCAGGGCGGGGGGTGATGTGACCATTATTTCCTCCGACAAGGATTTGATGCAACTCATCGGCCCAAACGTCTCAATGTATGATTCCATGAAGGACCGGCAGATGGGTGTGCCGGAAGTGATCGAGAAATGGGGCGTACCACCGGAGAAGATGATCGACCTGCAGGCGCTGTCAGGGGATTCCACCGACAACATTCCCGGCGTTCCAGGGATCGGACCGAAAACGGCAGCGCAACTGCTGGAGGAGTATGGCGATCTGGAAACCCTGCTCGCACGGGCCGGCGAAATAAAACAGAACAAGCGGCGCGAGAACCTTATCGAGCATGCCGACCTTGCCCGCATCTCCAAGAAGCTGGTCACGCTGGTGGACGATGTACCGCTGGAAGTGCCGCTGGACGCGCTGGTGCTGGAAGCAACCGATGGGCCGAAACTGGTCGCCTTTCTCAAAGCGATGGAATTTACCACGCTGACGCGAAAAGTCGGTGAGGTCACCGAAACCGACCTTGCAGCGGTCGAGCCGGCGGCCGTGACCTCGGATATCTGGGAGGAAATGCGCGGTCCCGATTCCGATGGCAGCGGAAAGGCCGGAACGGGTGGAGCCGGAGAAAGCGGCGGTACATGGACGCCCCAGGGCCTGGTACAGGCCAGGGCAGAAGCCGCCATTGCCGGCGAGTTTGATGCTTCCGTCTACGAAACAGTCCGTACGAAAGACGCGCTGAACGGTTGGGTTGAAGCTGCAAGGGAGGGCGGGTTTGTTGCCGTTGATACCGAAACCACATCGCTTGATCCCATGCAGGCAGAACTGGTTGGTATCTCGCTGGCGACCGCTCCGGGCAAGGCCTGCTACATTCCGCTTGCCCATACCGAGGGAAGCGGTGACCTTCTGGGCGGCGGCCGCAGCGAAGGGCAGCTTGAGGAGACAGATGCCCTGCGCCTGCTCAAGCCAATGCTGGAAGACAGCGCGATCCTGAAAATCGGCCAGAACATGAAATATGACTGGCTGATTTTTGCCGAGCGCAACATTGAGCTGACGCCCTTTGACGATACCATGCTGCTGTCCTACGTGCTGGATGCGGGCCGCGGCGGCCACGGCATGGACGATCTCGCCAGACGCTGGCTTGGGCATGAATGCATCACCTACAAGTCGCTGACCGGCACAGGCAAATCGAAGATAACCTTCGAACAGGTGGACATTGCCAAGGCCACTGAATATGCCGCCGAGGATGCGGACGTTACCTTGAGGCTGTGGCAGGTATTGAAACCACGGCTTGCCGCCGAGGGCCTTGCAAGCGTCTATGAGCGGCTTGAGCGGCCGCTTGCCGATGTGCTGGCACGCATGGAGCAGCGGGGCATTTCCGTCGACCGGCAAATTCTCTCCCGTCTGTCCGGGGAACTGGGGCAGGCAGCAGCCAGCGTTGAACAGGAAATTTACGAACTTGCGGGCGAGACCTTCAATATCGGTTCGCCCAAGCAATTGGGTGATATTCTATTTGGAAAGCTCAACCTGCCCGGCGCCAGCAAGACGAAAACCGGTCAGTGGTCAACTTCCGCCCAGGTGCTGGACGACCTTGCCGCCGAGGGCCATGAACTGCCACGCAAGATTGTCGGCTGGCGGCAGCTTACCAAGCTGAAATCGACCTATACCGATGCCTTGCCGGATTACATCAATCCGCGCACCGGCCGGGTCCACACTTCCTATGCGATGGCTTCAACGTCGACCGGGCGGCTCTCTTCTTCCGAGCCGAACCTGCAGAACATCCCGATCAGAACCGAGGAAGGACGACGGATCAGGACGGCCTTTGTTGCAGAGCAGGGCAACAAGCTGGTCTCCGCCGATTATTCACAGATCGAACTGCGCGTGCTTGCCCACATCGCGGATATCCCGCAATTGCGCCAGGCCTTCGCCGACGGTCTCGATATCCACGCGATGACGGCTTCGGAAATGTTCAACGTGCCGGTTGAAGGCATGGACCCGATGGTCCGGCGGCGGGCGAAGGCCATCAATTTCGGCATTATCTACGGCATATCCGCCTTCGGCCTTGCCAACCAGCTCGGCATCGAACGCTCGGAGGCCAGCGATTACATCAAGAAGTATTTCGAGCGCTTTCCTGGCATCAAGGACTATATGGAGGAGACGAAGCGAAACTGCCGCGAGCATGGTTATGTGGAGACGATCTTCGGGCGGCGCGCGCACTATCCGGAGATCAAGGCTTCCAATCCGCAGATGCGGGCCTTCAACGAACGTGCGGCCATCAACGCACCGATCCAGGGTTCGGCAGCAGATATCATCCGGCGTGCCATGATCCGCATGGATGCGGCCATCGAGGAGGCGGGCCTGTCGGCCCGCATGCTGTTGCAGGTGCATGATGAACTGATTTTCGAAATGCCGGAAAGCGAGGTAGAGGCCTGTCTGCCGGTCATTTGCAAGGTGATGGAAGACGCACCTTTTCCGGCTCTGGAGCTCAAAGTACCGCTGCAGGTGGATGCCAAAGCCGCCGATAACTGGGATGAGGCGCACTGA
- a CDS encoding 2-hydroxychromene-2-carboxylate isomerase — protein MPKQVEFYFDIVSPASYLAWTQMPEFASRTGAEILYRPFFLPGLFKTAGSSSPITVPNKGKWLFEDLSAWARRYGVPFRMNSRFPMSSLTAMRGLIAWQDKPEFKDLGNGFYQAMWADDRDITDTQVIAEIAQEAGIDAQDFAAAVQDPAVKQQVFDINEQLAARGAFGAPTFFVGEKMFWGQDRLDFVAEALAETG, from the coding sequence ATGCCCAAACAGGTTGAGTTTTATTTTGATATCGTCAGTCCGGCGAGCTACCTCGCCTGGACGCAGATGCCGGAGTTTGCTTCCCGAACCGGCGCTGAAATTCTTTATCGCCCGTTCTTTCTTCCCGGCCTTTTCAAGACGGCCGGCAGCTCCAGCCCCATCACGGTTCCCAACAAGGGCAAGTGGCTGTTTGAGGACCTTTCGGCCTGGGCCCGGCGCTATGGCGTACCCTTTCGAATGAACAGCCGGTTTCCCATGTCGTCCCTTACGGCCATGCGCGGCCTGATCGCCTGGCAGGACAAGCCCGAATTCAAGGATTTGGGCAATGGATTTTATCAGGCCATGTGGGCCGATGACCGCGATATCACCGATACGCAGGTGATTGCGGAAATTGCCCAGGAAGCGGGCATCGATGCACAGGATTTTGCCGCTGCCGTTCAGGATCCCGCCGTCAAGCAGCAGGTGTTTGACATCAACGAACAGCTGGCAGCTCGCGGAGCATTTGGCGCGCCGACCTTTTTCGTTGGTGAAAAAATGTTCTGGGGACAGGACAGGCTCGACTTTGTCGCTGAAGCACTGGCCGAAACGGGGTAA
- a CDS encoding OsmC family protein, whose amino-acid sequence MKSVHDYTTTIRWTGNRGEGTRAYKGYERNWNLEGEGKPVISCSNDPLLGGNAEKYNPEDLLLAAVASCHMLWFLHLASNLGIVIESYEDNPVAKGEMEPSGKGRFVSCTLRPVITVSEGNLDEAYAIHERIHEFCFIARSVAFPIDIQADIQRT is encoded by the coding sequence ATGAAAAGCGTGCATGATTATACCACCACGATCCGATGGACCGGCAATCGCGGAGAGGGCACCCGGGCCTATAAGGGGTATGAGCGCAACTGGAACCTTGAAGGAGAAGGCAAGCCGGTCATTTCCTGTTCCAACGATCCTCTGCTGGGCGGCAATGCTGAAAAATACAATCCAGAAGACCTGCTGCTGGCAGCCGTCGCTTCCTGCCACATGCTGTGGTTCCTTCATCTGGCCAGCAATCTGGGGATCGTCATTGAAAGCTATGAAGACAATCCCGTTGCGAAAGGCGAAATGGAACCTTCGGGCAAGGGCCGGTTTGTCTCCTGCACGCTGCGCCCTGTGATTACGGTTTCAGAGGGCAATCTCGATGAGGCCTATGCGATTCATGAACGCATCCATGAGTTCTGTTTTATCGCCCGGTCCGTCGCATTTCCGATTGATATCCAGGCCGACATCCAGCGAACATAA
- a CDS encoding dipeptidase → MSSLQNVLDRIDHDLEPATDRLFDLLRIESISTDPAYRKHCADAAAWLVRDLKSIGFSAKSVKTPGHPMVVAKHHKAKGAPTVLFYGHYDVQPVDPLSLWDNPPFEPKIIKGKGGAKQIIGRGTADDKGQLMTFVEACRAWKTETGNLPLNVTILFEGEEESGSPSLIPFLKDYKNELKADVALVCDTGMWDEKTPSITTALRGLVGEEVTIHAADRDLHSGMYGSAARNPIHVLVEILAGLRDTNGKITLPGFYDGVPALPKSIKKQWSELKFSEKSFLGEIGLKIPAGEKGRSVLEMIWSRPTCEINGIYGGYTGEGFKTVIPAEASAKVSFRLVGQQNPKKVVSAFRKYVKESLPADCKASFTPEGASGAIQLDYRMPELQKAAGALKSEWGRPAVLAAMGGSIPVVGHFQSILKMQSLLVGFGLDDDRIHSPNEKYNLTSFHKGARSWARIMEALA, encoded by the coding sequence ATGTCATCCTTGCAGAATGTACTCGATCGTATTGACCATGATCTTGAACCGGCGACCGACCGGCTGTTCGATCTGCTTCGCATTGAAAGCATATCCACGGACCCTGCCTATCGCAAACATTGTGCCGATGCGGCTGCCTGGCTGGTCAGGGATCTCAAATCGATCGGGTTTTCCGCAAAATCGGTCAAGACACCGGGGCATCCCATGGTGGTCGCCAAGCATCACAAGGCGAAAGGCGCACCGACGGTCCTGTTTTACGGCCATTATGACGTACAGCCGGTTGACCCCCTGAGCCTGTGGGACAATCCACCGTTCGAACCCAAAATCATCAAGGGAAAAGGCGGCGCAAAGCAGATCATTGGCCGCGGAACGGCAGATGACAAGGGGCAGCTCATGACCTTTGTCGAGGCCTGCCGGGCATGGAAGACGGAAACCGGCAATCTGCCCCTGAACGTCACCATATTGTTCGAGGGCGAAGAGGAGTCGGGTTCTCCATCCCTCATTCCTTTCCTCAAAGACTACAAGAACGAGCTGAAGGCCGATGTGGCACTGGTTTGCGATACTGGCATGTGGGACGAAAAAACGCCGTCAATCACGACGGCGCTGCGTGGCCTCGTCGGCGAGGAGGTTACCATTCATGCTGCCGACCGCGACCTGCACTCCGGCATGTATGGTTCGGCGGCCCGCAACCCAATTCATGTCCTCGTCGAAATCCTGGCCGGCCTTCGGGACACAAACGGCAAGATCACCCTGCCTGGATTTTACGACGGCGTGCCTGCCCTTCCAAAATCGATCAAGAAACAGTGGTCTGAGCTGAAATTTTCCGAAAAGTCGTTTCTCGGCGAGATCGGCCTGAAAATCCCGGCAGGTGAAAAGGGACGCAGCGTACTGGAGATGATCTGGTCGCGCCCGACCTGCGAGATCAACGGCATTTACGGCGGCTATACGGGGGAGGGTTTCAAGACAGTCATCCCTGCCGAAGCAAGCGCCAAGGTTTCCTTCCGCCTTGTGGGGCAGCAAAATCCGAAGAAGGTCGTCTCCGCCTTCAGAAAATATGTCAAAGAGAGCCTTCCCGCAGACTGCAAGGCCAGTTTCACCCCCGAAGGGGCAAGTGGCGCCATCCAGCTCGATTACCGGATGCCGGAGCTTCAAAAGGCTGCGGGCGCACTGAAATCGGAATGGGGCAGGCCTGCGGTGCTGGCTGCCATGGGCGGTTCGATTCCGGTGGTTGGGCATTTCCAGTCGATACTCAAAATGCAGTCGCTGCTCGTCGGTTTCGGACTGGATGACGACCGCATTCATTCGCCTAACGAAAAATACAACTTGACCAGTTTTCACAAGGGTGCCCGCTCCTGGGCAAGGATCATGGA